A part of Micromonospora chersina genomic DNA contains:
- a CDS encoding MBL fold metallo-hydrolase, with the protein MGDVRITHLGGPTVLVEVGGWRLLTDPTFDPPGRRYRFGWGTASRKLTGPTVPAAAVGRIDVVLLSHDQHGDNLDDAGRALLPAAGTVVTTPGGARRVGGRAHGLAPWSDLRLRAAARPDLWVTATPARHGPPLSRPLAGAVTGFALHWAGQRHGALWISGDTVLYGGVREVARRLRVGTAVLHLGGVRFPVTGPVRYSMTGRQAVELCRRLRPHTVLPVHYEGWRHFREGRPAAERAFARAPEPVRRAVRWLPRGEPVAVEV; encoded by the coding sequence ATGGGCGACGTCCGGATCACTCACCTCGGGGGGCCGACGGTCCTCGTCGAGGTCGGCGGATGGCGGCTGCTCACCGACCCGACCTTCGACCCGCCCGGCCGGCGCTACCGCTTCGGCTGGGGCACCGCGTCCCGCAAGCTCACCGGTCCCACCGTGCCCGCCGCGGCCGTGGGCCGGATCGACGTGGTGCTGCTCAGCCACGACCAGCACGGCGACAACCTGGACGACGCCGGCCGCGCCCTGCTGCCCGCGGCCGGGACCGTGGTCACCACACCCGGCGGCGCCCGCCGGGTCGGCGGCCGGGCGCACGGCCTGGCGCCCTGGTCGGACCTGCGGCTGCGGGCGGCGGCCCGGCCCGACCTGTGGGTCACGGCGACGCCCGCGCGGCACGGCCCGCCGCTGAGCCGTCCCCTGGCGGGCGCGGTCACCGGGTTCGCCCTGCACTGGGCCGGGCAACGGCACGGCGCCCTGTGGATCTCCGGCGACACCGTGCTGTACGGGGGCGTCCGGGAGGTGGCCCGCCGGCTGCGCGTCGGCACGGCCGTCCTGCACCTGGGCGGCGTGCGGTTCCCGGTCACCGGGCCGGTCCGGTACAGCATGACCGGCCGGCAGGCCGTGGAACTGTGCCGCCGGCTGCGACCGCACACCGTGCTGCCGGTGCACTACGAGGGCTGGCGGCACTTCCGCGAGGGCCGGCCGGCGGCGGAGCGGGCGTTCGCGCGGGCGCCGGAGCCCGTCCGCCGCGCCGTGCGCTGGCTGCCGCGCGGCGAACCGGTCGCGGTGGAGGTCTGA
- a CDS encoding UBP-type zinc finger domain-containing protein: MSCAHLTDAGDADPKTTTECPDCVAIGNDYWVHLRACLTCGHVGCCDSSPYQHATKHFESTGHPVMRSIEPGESWRWCFVDEEIG; this comes from the coding sequence GTGAGCTGCGCACACCTGACCGACGCGGGTGACGCCGACCCGAAGACCACGACCGAGTGCCCGGACTGCGTGGCCATCGGCAACGACTACTGGGTGCACCTGCGGGCCTGCCTGACCTGCGGGCACGTGGGCTGCTGCGACTCCTCGCCGTACCAGCACGCCACGAAGCACTTCGAGTCGACCGGGCACCCGGTGATGCGCTCGATCGAGCCCGGCGAGTCGTGGCGCTGGTGCTTCGTCGACGAGGAGATCGGCTGA